The genomic interval AGCTCCACCAGTTACTAGTAATCTAAGCTTTTTATTATTATTAGATGGTTTCATATTTTAAAAATTAAATTTTATTTGTATTTTTATATTCAATTAAAATATTAATTAAATTTTCTCTCCAATGATTTGCTTTTATATTTAAGTATTTACTTGTCTCGCTTGTATTAAGTAATGAAAATTTTGGTCTTTGAGCTGCTGTTGGATATTCATAGGTATTTATTGGATAAACAGAAGCTTTTTTCTTTATAATTCCCAATTCAAGTGCTATCTCTCCAACTGCAACTGCAATATCAAACCAACTTGCAGCTCCAGAGTCGGCCCAATGAAGAATAAAAGGTAATTTATTTTTTTTCTTAAATTCAATTATTTTCCAACAAACTTTACTTAGTTCTTTTGCGCTAGTAGGAGATCCGATTTGATCAGATACTACTTTTATATACTCTTTCTCAGAGTGTAGCTTAAGCATATTAAGAATGAAGTTTTTACCTCTTGGACTTATAACCCAACTAGTCCTAAGAACAGTTGCATTTTCAATATTCTTGATATTTTTTTCAATAAGTTCTTCTCCTAATGCCTTTGATCGCCCATAATTAGATATTGGATTCTTTTCTTGATGTACATCGTATGGAAAATTCTGTTCTCCATCGAAAACATAATCTGTGCTTAGATGCAATAAATTACCATTTGTTTTGTTTATTATTTCGGTAAAGGCTTTAGGAGCAAGACTATTAATTTTAGAAGAAAGTTCAATTTCCTTTTCCGCTCCATCTACAGAAGTATATGCACCACAATTAATAATCCAATCAGGATTATTTTTTAAAACCATATTTTTGCAAGATGAGTAATCAGATAAATCCAATTGATATCTATTTGGACTAATTATTAGTGCATCTTTAGGTTTAGATTTTAAAATCTCTTTCCCTAATTGACCAGTAGCTCCAGTTAATAAAATTCTCATTAGGAAGATTTAAATAAAAATTGCAGTGTCCTGAATGAAGGGGGCTATTGAATCTTTTTCAGATAATTTTGGTTTGTCAATTAGACAATTTTGTAAAGGCCATTTAATATCTATTTTTGGGTCACTCCATCTTATACACCTCTCATGAACTTTACTGTAAAATCCACTAACTTTATATAAAACCTCTGTTTTGTCTTTCAAAGATAGAAACCCATGCGCAAATCCAATTGGTATCCATAACATTAATTTATTTAAGTGATTCAGATTGATACCTCCCCATTCCATAAAAGTCGGAGAATTCTTTCTAATGTCTACAACAACGTCAAAAATCTCTCCAGAAATACACCTCACTAATTTCCCCTGAGCAAACGGCTGAATTTGATAATGAAGACCTCTTAAAACTCCAGATTCAGAAATAGAGTGATTATCTTGAAAGAAAATTATCTTTTCTTCAATTTCATTATAGAAAGTTGATTCGTTCCAACTTTCATAAAAACAACCTCTTTGATCATTAAATATCATTGGTTTAAGAATCAATGGACCTTCTATAAGATTTCCTTTATTTGACGTAAGTTTATTTGTTTCCATTTTTAATCTTTATTTTTTTACCAATCTATTTTAATGTTTCTGAGATTAATGATTTTAAATAATTTCCATATCCACTTCGCACAAGATTTTCTGAGAGAATTGATAATTCCTCATTATTAATAAATCCCATCCTCCAAGCTATTTCCTCAGGACACCCAATTTTTAACCCTTGTCTTTTCTCCAAAGATCGAACCAAGGAAGAGGCTTCATGCAAAGAATCTATTGTACCGGTGTCAAGCCAAGTCATACCTCTATTCATTTTTTGTACTACTATTCTCCCTTCATCAATATAAAGTTTGTTTATATCAGTTATTTCTAATTCTCCCCTTTTAGAGGGTTTAATTCTTTCAGCTTTATTTATAACGGTGTTGTCATAAAAATATAATCCAGTAATTGCAAAGTTACTCTTAGGTAATAAAGGTTTTTCTTCTATTCCGCAAATTTTGCCTTTGGGATCAAATTCAATTACTCCATAATTTTCTGGATTCCTTACAGGATAAACAAATATTGAAGCACCGTTAGTTTTAGAGTAATTTCTTTGTAAGATATTAATTAAGTCATGACCATGAAATAAATTATCGCCTAAAATTAATGCTACATTACAGTCTCTTATGAATTCTTTTCCTATTAAGAAAGCTTCAGCTATTCCATTTGGTTTAAATTGAATTTTATATTCAATATTAATACCAAGATGAGATCCATCTCCAAGAAGTTTTGAGAATTTATCTACATCACAGTGATTAGAAATAAGTAATATTTCTTTAATCCCAGCAAGCATTAATGTAGATAATGGATAATAAATCATTGGTTTATCATATATAGGCAATAATTGTTTGCTAACTGCTTTTGTAATTGGGTATAAACGACTTCCAGTGCCTCCAGCTAAAATAATTCCTTTTCGTTGCATAATTATAAAAAATAAATTTTAAAAATCTTAATTATTTATTGTTAATTTTAACAGTATATTAAAAAAGCTAAATCTAAATTATTAATTAATAAAATTTTAGTTGTGAAGATTTAGAACAATAAATATAATTAAAAACTTTATTACTCAATGAATTCTAAAAAAAATTATAAAATTGATTTTATCCCCTTATATTTGATAAAAATCAAAAATTAAGATATTTTTAAATATATAGTTGTAGGAAAATAAATAAAATTATTTAAAAAATTTTTTTATTAAAGATTATGAATTT from Flavobacteriales bacterium TMED191 carries:
- the rfbD gene encoding dTDP-4-dehydrorhamnose reductase; protein product: MRILLTGATGQLGKEILKSKPKDALIISPNRYQLDLSDYSSCKNMVLKNNPDWIINCGAYTSVDGAEKEIELSSKINSLAPKAFTEIINKTNGNLLHLSTDYVFDGEQNFPYDVHQEKNPISNYGRSKALGEELIEKNIKNIENATVLRTSWVISPRGKNFILNMLKLHSEKEYIKVVSDQIGSPTSAKELSKVCWKIIEFKKKNKLPFILHWADSGAASWFDIAVAVGEIALELGIIKKKASVYPINTYEYPTAAQRPKFSLLNTSETSKYLNIKANHWRENLINILIEYKNTNKI
- the rfbC gene encoding dTDP-4-dehydrorhamnose 3,5-epimerase, encoding METNKLTSNKGNLIEGPLILKPMIFNDQRGCFYESWNESTFYNEIEEKIIFFQDNHSISESGVLRGLHYQIQPFAQGKLVRCISGEIFDVVVDIRKNSPTFMEWGGINLNHLNKLMLWIPIGFAHGFLSLKDKTEVLYKVSGFYSKVHERCIRWSDPKIDIKWPLQNCLIDKPKLSEKDSIAPFIQDTAIFI
- the rfbA gene encoding glucose-1-phosphate thymidylyltransferase is translated as MQRKGIILAGGTGSRLYPITKAVSKQLLPIYDKPMIYYPLSTLMLAGIKEILLISNHCDVDKFSKLLGDGSHLGINIEYKIQFKPNGIAEAFLIGKEFIRDCNVALILGDNLFHGHDLINILQRNYSKTNGASIFVYPVRNPENYGVIEFDPKGKICGIEEKPLLPKSNFAITGLYFYDNTVINKAERIKPSKRGELEITDINKLYIDEGRIVVQKMNRGMTWLDTGTIDSLHEASSLVRSLEKRQGLKIGCPEEIAWRMGFINNEELSILSENLVRSGYGNYLKSLISETLK